A single Comamonas sp. NLF-1-9 DNA region contains:
- a CDS encoding amino acid ABC transporter permease, which yields MTQAQASSVGRAPPRSSAGVAGWLRSQLFSSPLNAVLTVLVVWVLLMALPALVDYFFIKPDFAATTAAGCREAGGYCWALVREKHRLILFGLYPYDEQWRPLLASVILLGIIICSAMRRFWRPALGLAWVVALVAVGVLMWGGVFGLSYVEDARWGGLPLTLILATFGIGIAFPFGVLLALGRRSDMPAVRAVCIIYIELIRGVPLISLLFMSSVMLPLFLPEGFSIDKLLRAQIALILFTAAYIAEVVRGGLQAIPRGQVEGADSLGLSYWQQMRLVVLPQALRISIPTLVSTFISLFKDTSLVVIIGIFDLMQAARAAVLDSAWQGFSIDSYIFIAVIYFVFCFSMSRYSLALERRLNQGQQR from the coding sequence ATGACGCAAGCGCAAGCCTCCAGCGTCGGCCGCGCGCCGCCCCGCAGCAGCGCGGGCGTGGCAGGCTGGCTGCGCAGCCAGCTGTTTTCTTCGCCGCTCAACGCCGTGCTCACCGTGCTGGTGGTCTGGGTGCTGCTGATGGCGCTGCCCGCGCTGGTGGACTACTTCTTCATCAAGCCGGACTTTGCCGCCACCACCGCGGCCGGTTGCCGCGAAGCGGGCGGCTACTGCTGGGCGCTGGTGCGCGAGAAGCACCGGCTGATCCTGTTTGGTCTCTACCCCTACGACGAGCAATGGCGCCCGCTGCTGGCTTCGGTGATTTTACTCGGCATCATCATCTGCAGTGCGATGCGGCGCTTCTGGCGCCCCGCGCTGGGCCTGGCCTGGGTGGTGGCGCTGGTGGCGGTGGGCGTGCTGATGTGGGGCGGGGTGTTCGGCCTCAGCTACGTGGAAGACGCACGCTGGGGCGGTTTGCCGCTGACGCTGATTCTGGCCACCTTCGGCATCGGCATTGCCTTCCCGTTTGGCGTGCTGCTGGCGCTGGGGCGGCGCTCCGACATGCCTGCAGTCAGGGCTGTGTGCATCATCTACATCGAGCTGATCCGCGGCGTGCCGCTCATCAGCCTGCTGTTCATGTCTTCGGTGATGCTGCCGCTGTTTCTGCCCGAAGGTTTTTCCATCGACAAGCTGCTGCGTGCGCAGATCGCGCTGATTCTGTTCACCGCCGCCTACATTGCCGAGGTGGTGCGCGGCGGCCTGCAGGCCATACCCCGGGGGCAGGTGGAGGGCGCGGATTCGCTTGGCCTGTCCTACTGGCAGCAGATGCGCCTGGTGGTCTTGCCGCAGGCGCTGCGCATCTCCATCCCCACGCTGGTCAGCACCTTCATTTCTCTGTTCAAGGACACGTCACTCGTGGTGATCATCGGCATTTTCGACCTGATGCAGGCGGCCAGGGCGGCGGTGCTGGACTCGGCCTGGCAGGGCTTCAGCATCGATTCCTACATCTTCATCGCGGTGATCTACTTCGTGTTCTGTTTTTCCATGTCGCGCTACAGCCTGGCGCTGGAGCGGCGGCTCAACCAGGGGCAGCAGCGCTGA
- a CDS encoding amino acid ABC transporter permease, protein MAGQDLAPSPRAPGARRARRWSWNDPTTRAIIYQVGLLLLVGLLIWYLAHNTLRNLAARNITTGFDFLQQQAGFSIGESAIDYSPTDSYGRAVLVGLLNTLMVSVVGIIAATVLGTLLGIGRLARNSLVSGLCSIYIEVMRNIPLLLQLYFWYALVTEVMPSARKAFSPLPSVFISNRGLRLPWLQGNAMEWMLGGLAVAIAACLLLGHWSRRRQEASGRSFALLPACAALLLALPALGWWISGAGFVVDRPVLKGFNFQGGFTVTPEMFALLAGLVTYTAAYIAEVVRSGIQAVNKGQWEAAASIGLSRARVLRFVILPQTMRVVIPPMTSQYLNLVKNSSLAVAIGYPDIVAVTNTILNQTGQAIEGIAIIMAAYLVVSLSISLFMNWYNKRMALVER, encoded by the coding sequence ATGGCTGGACAAGATTTAGCACCGTCGCCGCGGGCCCCGGGGGCGCGGCGTGCGCGGCGTTGGTCGTGGAACGACCCGACGACCCGCGCCATCATCTACCAGGTAGGTCTGCTGCTGCTGGTCGGCCTGCTGATCTGGTATCTGGCGCACAACACGCTGCGCAACCTGGCGGCGCGCAACATCACCACGGGTTTCGACTTCCTGCAGCAGCAGGCGGGCTTCTCGATCGGTGAGAGCGCGATCGACTATTCCCCGACCGACAGCTATGGCCGTGCGGTGCTCGTCGGCCTGCTCAACACCTTGATGGTGTCGGTCGTGGGCATCATTGCAGCCACTGTGCTCGGTACCTTGCTGGGCATAGGGCGCCTGGCCAGGAACTCGCTGGTCTCTGGCCTGTGCAGCATCTACATCGAGGTGATGCGCAATATTCCGCTGCTGCTGCAGCTGTACTTCTGGTATGCGCTGGTGACCGAGGTGATGCCCAGCGCGCGCAAGGCCTTCTCGCCGCTGCCCAGCGTCTTCATCTCCAACCGCGGGCTGCGCCTGCCCTGGTTGCAAGGCAATGCGATGGAATGGATGCTCGGCGGTCTGGCCGTGGCGATAGCGGCCTGTCTGCTGCTCGGCCACTGGTCGCGTCGCCGCCAGGAGGCAAGCGGGCGCAGCTTTGCGCTCTTGCCGGCTTGCGCGGCTTTGCTGCTGGCGCTGCCGGCGCTGGGCTGGTGGATCAGCGGGGCGGGCTTCGTCGTGGATCGGCCGGTGCTCAAGGGCTTCAACTTCCAGGGCGGCTTTACCGTGACGCCCGAGATGTTTGCGCTGCTCGCGGGGCTCGTCACCTATACGGCGGCCTACATTGCCGAAGTGGTGCGCTCTGGCATCCAGGCGGTGAACAAGGGGCAGTGGGAGGCGGCGGCGTCCATTGGCCTGTCGCGGGCGCGGGTGCTGCGCTTCGTCATCCTGCCCCAGACCATGCGTGTCGTGATACCGCCGATGACCAGCCAGTACCTGAATCTGGTCAAGAACAGCTCGCTGGCGGTGGCCATAGGCTATCCAGACATCGTGGCAGTGACCAATACCATCCTGAACCAGACGGGGCAGGCGATCGAGGGCATTGCCATCATCATGGCGGCCTATCTGGTGGTGAGCCTGTCGATTTCGCTGTTCATGAACTGGTACAACAAGCGCATGGCGCTGGTGGAGCGCTGA